In Desulfomonile tiedjei DSM 6799, a genomic segment contains:
- a CDS encoding FAD-dependent oxidoreductase — MITKLFEPITINTMHLANRVVMTAMHLNYTPGGVINDRFIDFYVARARGGAGLIIIGGAEIDDQACGIDFMVSIKDDKYIPGLKRYTDAIHAVGGKTAVQLYMAGAYSFCGLKGLPILAPSEIKSYFTRQTTVAMTVEDIQRVQQDYVSATRRAKEAGFDAVEVIASAGYLISQFLSPKTNKRTDEYGGSLENRMRFGVETIRLVRREAGSDMALIVRVAGNDFVPGSHTNVEARQFAAEVEKAGADLINVTGGWHESRVPQITMDLPQAGFVYLAKGIKEAVSVPVVGCNRINDPFIAEEVLREGVADLVGVARGLITDPEFVNKAKQGRSSEIRRCVACNQRCFDHVFALKPVGCMVNPRAGREAQTEISPTTNPKNIMVIGAGPAGCEFALIAAQRGHKVTVYEKENEIGGQVRWAADPTHKHDFHYIFDYYRVALPKAGVDVKLGIEVTKDLAAKEKPDLIVAATGAAPFKPPIDALNAPHVCQAWDVLQGKVTTGANVVVVGGGSVGLETAILLASKGTISPQQLYFLTLHNAEDPAVLRQLMVKGVKKVTVIEMMPRIAQDVGPSTRWVLLKEIELRGIDVITEAKMEDLTPGKIVYSNANGDNVTIPADTVVLAMGARPENSLAIALEQAGFNVKTLGDANKVGRIGNAIEDAFMLAREI, encoded by the coding sequence GTGATAACGAAATTGTTTGAACCTATTACCATCAATACCATGCATTTGGCTAACCGCGTGGTCATGACTGCCATGCACCTCAACTACACCCCGGGAGGCGTGATTAACGATCGGTTCATAGATTTTTACGTCGCGAGAGCGCGGGGTGGGGCAGGACTCATCATCATCGGTGGGGCGGAAATTGACGACCAGGCGTGCGGAATAGATTTCATGGTATCCATCAAGGATGACAAGTACATACCCGGGCTGAAACGATATACTGACGCCATTCACGCCGTGGGTGGAAAAACCGCAGTCCAGTTGTACATGGCAGGGGCATACTCGTTCTGCGGATTGAAGGGATTGCCGATTTTGGCACCCTCCGAGATTAAGAGCTATTTTACCCGCCAGACCACGGTGGCCATGACCGTCGAAGATATTCAACGCGTTCAACAGGATTACGTAAGTGCCACCCGGCGAGCAAAAGAAGCCGGGTTCGATGCTGTTGAAGTGATTGCATCTGCCGGATATCTCATATCTCAATTTCTCTCACCCAAGACGAACAAGAGAACTGACGAATACGGAGGTTCCCTGGAAAATCGTATGCGTTTCGGTGTGGAGACGATCCGTCTCGTACGTCGGGAAGCTGGTTCCGATATGGCGCTAATCGTTCGAGTTGCCGGCAATGACTTTGTACCAGGCAGTCACACGAACGTGGAAGCTCGCCAATTTGCGGCTGAAGTCGAAAAAGCCGGGGCGGATCTCATAAATGTCACCGGTGGATGGCACGAGAGCCGAGTGCCCCAGATTACCATGGATTTGCCCCAGGCAGGATTCGTGTATCTTGCCAAAGGCATCAAGGAGGCTGTTTCGGTTCCGGTAGTCGGATGTAACCGCATCAACGACCCGTTCATTGCGGAAGAGGTCCTCAGAGAAGGCGTTGCAGATCTCGTGGGAGTCGCACGGGGACTCATTACAGATCCTGAATTCGTGAATAAGGCCAAGCAGGGGAGATCCTCGGAAATCCGACGATGTGTAGCCTGTAATCAGCGATGCTTCGATCACGTGTTTGCGCTCAAACCGGTGGGATGCATGGTGAATCCTCGGGCCGGTCGAGAGGCTCAGACGGAAATCTCTCCCACGACAAATCCCAAGAACATCATGGTCATCGGAGCCGGTCCTGCCGGGTGCGAATTCGCGTTGATCGCTGCTCAACGGGGTCACAAAGTAACCGTATATGAGAAAGAGAACGAAATCGGCGGTCAGGTGCGTTGGGCTGCAGATCCGACCCACAAGCACGATTTCCACTACATTTTTGATTACTACAGAGTTGCACTTCCTAAAGCCGGAGTCGATGTGAAGCTCGGCATCGAAGTAACTAAAGATCTGGCCGCAAAAGAAAAACCCGATCTGATCGTTGCCGCAACAGGAGCTGCTCCTTTCAAACCACCCATTGATGCGCTCAACGCACCTCACGTCTGCCAGGCATGGGATGTGCTCCAGGGGAAAGTCACCACCGGGGCAAACGTAGTCGTAGTGGGAGGGGGGTCCGTGGGACTCGAGACCGCAATCTTGCTCGCCTCGAAAGGAACCATTTCTCCGCAGCAGCTCTATTTTCTTACATTACATAATGCTGAAGATCCCGCGGTACTGAGGCAGTTAATGGTAAAAGGCGTTAAGAAAGTCACAGTAATCGAAATGATGCCCCGCATTGCACAGGACGTCGGGCCTTCTACACGCTGGGTGCTCCTGAAGGAAATAGAACTGCGCGGCATAGACGTAATTACCGAAGCAAAAATGGAGGACCTGACCCCGGGGAAGATCGTGTACAGCAATGCCAATGGTGATAACGTGACTATTCCGGCGGATACTGTGGTGCTTGCCATGGGTGCACGGCCGGAAAATTCTCTCGCGATTGCGTTGGAGCAAGCGGGATTCAATGTGAAAACTCTTGGCGATGCGAACAAAGTGGGCCGCATCGGGAATGCGATAGAAGACGCTTTTATGTTGGCAAGGGAAATCTAA
- a CDS encoding molybdenum cofactor biosynthesis protein MoaE, whose product MPDRKSLEHLIAEVKAHPHIGRAGMILCHNGIVREFARSDGRTVTGMEVAPNYTSIENIRKWAESQPGIVAVAIQAMEGELRVGDDLLYIVVAGDIRENVFTVLRETLERVKAEGVQKTEHYAD is encoded by the coding sequence GTGCCTGATCGTAAATCCCTGGAGCATTTGATCGCTGAAGTGAAAGCGCATCCTCATATCGGTCGTGCGGGCATGATCCTATGCCATAATGGAATTGTACGGGAATTTGCCCGTTCCGATGGGCGAACCGTGACCGGCATGGAAGTCGCGCCGAATTATACCTCTATCGAAAATATCCGAAAATGGGCAGAGTCGCAGCCGGGGATTGTGGCTGTGGCAATACAGGCTATGGAAGGTGAGTTACGCGTGGGTGACGATCTGCTTTACATTGTCGTAGCCGGAGACATCCGGGAGAATGTATTCACGGTTTTGCGAGAAACGTTGGAACGTGTCAAAGCCGAGGGCGTGCAGAAAACCGAACATTATGCCGATTAA
- a CDS encoding lipid-binding SYLF domain-containing protein, producing MKTIGNWILAGTLLLFLGTETSAASFQELDERIAVCNLALKNALEMPDRGIPRDLLQRSRGIAVFPGLIKVGLLVGASYGQGVVLRRDENTGLWSRPAFFYIKGGSLGFQLGAQSTDLILLLMTEASVQRLLEEGFILGADISVAAGPVGREASAETNVRFESGILSYSQSKGLFAGLSLNGASLVPDKQANETYHGAGVSVQDVFYENMGVLSDNGRLLMKTLDTVTP from the coding sequence ATGAAGACCATCGGGAATTGGATACTTGCAGGTACGCTGTTGCTCTTCCTGGGCACCGAAACGTCGGCTGCTTCTTTCCAGGAATTGGATGAGCGCATTGCAGTATGCAATCTGGCGCTCAAGAATGCGCTGGAGATGCCCGATCGGGGGATCCCGCGAGATCTCCTGCAGCGAAGCAGAGGAATTGCGGTCTTTCCCGGACTCATCAAGGTAGGACTGTTGGTCGGCGCAAGTTACGGCCAAGGTGTAGTCCTGCGACGCGATGAAAACACCGGCCTTTGGAGCAGACCTGCTTTCTTCTACATCAAGGGAGGCAGTCTCGGTTTTCAGCTTGGTGCACAATCAACGGACCTGATCCTTCTGCTCATGACGGAAGCGAGCGTGCAGCGACTCCTGGAAGAAGGGTTCATCCTCGGTGCGGATATCTCCGTTGCTGCAGGTCCTGTTGGAAGGGAAGCGTCCGCGGAAACGAACGTGCGCTTCGAATCGGGAATCCTCTCTTATTCGCAATCCAAAGGACTTTTTGCCGGTCTGTCGCTGAATGGCGCATCACTGGTGCCTGACAAGCAGGCAAACGAGACGTATCATGGAGCCGGCGTCTCGGTCCAGGATGTCTTTTACGAGAACATGGGGGTGCTATCGGACAATGGACGGCTCCTCATGAAAACCCTGGACACGGTTACGCCCTGA
- a CDS encoding AICAR transformylase/IMP cyclohydrolase PurH, giving the protein MEDMKSKYRTVMDDHFPDTMKIIFGDQQLEYRKQTWKIPDSSGDLVEKGLRYGENPGQEAALYELVSGNLLLGDCKFIEPGGGLVSAITEKEMLQAGKHPGKTNLTDVDNALNILKFLMATPACSIMKHNNPSGVAIDTRLAAAYHKADVADRIAAFGGAAVFNRPVDKETAQLVAANYLEVVAAPDYEEGIVEILAKRKNLRIMTVPRMDRLHDYVSRRFVEFKSLMDGGIIVQQSAVNAIRSSKDLIPARTTYKGTDYTIERPPTQRELDDMVFGWAVEQGVTSNSVLYVKDGCTVGIGTGEQDRVGVAEIAVFKAYVKYRDRLCFERHGVPYNEMADANIRAELDAETNEHKAGLTGSVMVSDAFFPFRDGVDVGIRQGVSAIVHPGGSDRDFESIEACNQANPKVTMMFTNQRAFKH; this is encoded by the coding sequence ATGGAAGATATGAAGAGCAAATATCGGACCGTGATGGATGACCATTTTCCGGATACTATGAAAATCATCTTCGGAGATCAGCAACTCGAATATCGAAAGCAAACCTGGAAAATCCCCGATTCCTCCGGCGATCTTGTCGAGAAAGGATTGCGTTACGGAGAGAATCCCGGTCAAGAGGCGGCTTTGTATGAGTTGGTCAGCGGCAACCTTCTTCTCGGCGACTGCAAGTTCATAGAACCGGGAGGCGGCCTGGTCAGTGCCATAACGGAAAAAGAGATGCTCCAGGCTGGAAAACATCCGGGCAAAACTAATCTCACCGATGTGGACAATGCTCTGAATATCCTGAAATTCTTGATGGCCACTCCGGCCTGCTCCATAATGAAGCACAACAATCCATCAGGAGTTGCCATTGATACGCGTTTGGCCGCTGCGTATCACAAAGCTGATGTTGCTGACAGGATCGCAGCATTCGGAGGGGCCGCGGTCTTCAACCGTCCTGTTGATAAAGAAACTGCACAGCTTGTGGCAGCAAATTATCTCGAAGTGGTGGCGGCTCCGGATTATGAAGAAGGAATTGTGGAGATTCTAGCCAAACGAAAGAACCTCCGCATCATGACAGTTCCTCGCATGGACAGACTGCACGATTATGTCTCACGACGTTTCGTGGAATTCAAATCGCTCATGGACGGCGGCATAATTGTTCAGCAGTCTGCCGTAAACGCGATTCGCTCGTCAAAAGACCTGATTCCTGCCAGGACCACATACAAAGGCACGGACTACACCATAGAGCGCCCCCCCACACAACGCGAGCTCGATGACATGGTATTCGGCTGGGCAGTGGAACAGGGAGTAACTTCCAATTCAGTATTATACGTAAAGGACGGCTGTACGGTGGGCATTGGAACCGGCGAACAGGACCGTGTCGGAGTTGCTGAAATAGCGGTCTTCAAAGCCTATGTCAAATACCGTGATCGACTCTGTTTCGAGCGGCACGGAGTACCGTACAATGAAATGGCAGATGCGAACATTCGAGCTGAATTGGATGCTGAAACGAACGAACACAAGGCCGGGCTTACGGGTTCGGTCATGGTTTCCGACGCGTTCTTCCCGTTCAGAGATGGCGTAGACGTGGGAATCAGACAGGGTGTTTCCGCAATTGTGCATCCCGGAGGATCGGACCGTGACTTTGAATCCATCGAGGCATGCAATCAGGCAAACCCCAAGGTTACGATGATGTTTACCAATCAGAGGGCTTTCAAGCATTAA
- a CDS encoding tetratricopeptide repeat protein, with product MTSRTLVSWLAVFVVGFIAGVVFSAWKLDVATPPTRQPPHATEQPGGAESELKARISGLEKMLAVRPNDADVLVQLGNDYFDLGNHEKAVDYYRRSLEVNPGNADVWTDMGISLRKLGKPQESADAFRKALEVDPNHPMALFNLGIILRDDLKDYPGALKAWETFLEKAGDSPHAVMVRPWVNQLKERLKSQGQQ from the coding sequence GTGACTTCCCGTACCCTTGTTTCCTGGTTGGCTGTGTTTGTAGTCGGTTTCATTGCAGGTGTCGTTTTTTCCGCTTGGAAACTCGATGTTGCTACTCCCCCAACCCGACAACCTCCTCATGCGACCGAGCAGCCTGGCGGTGCAGAATCCGAACTGAAAGCCAGAATTTCAGGTCTGGAAAAGATGCTCGCCGTCCGACCAAACGATGCCGATGTGCTCGTGCAATTGGGGAACGACTATTTTGATCTGGGGAACCACGAGAAAGCGGTGGATTACTACCGGAGATCGCTCGAAGTGAACCCTGGCAATGCCGACGTGTGGACGGATATGGGAATAAGCCTAAGAAAGCTTGGCAAGCCGCAGGAATCGGCAGATGCCTTCAGGAAGGCACTTGAAGTCGACCCGAACCATCCCATGGCGTTGTTCAATCTCGGCATAATCCTGAGAGACGACCTCAAAGATTATCCGGGAGCACTAAAAGCCTGGGAAACCTTTCTGGAAAAGGCAGGCGACAGTCCCCATGCCGTCATGGTTCGACCCTGGGTGAACCAACTTAAAGAACGCCTGAAATCCCAAGGGCAGCAATAG
- a CDS encoding DUF3786 domain-containing protein has protein sequence MAPDEYTMWLEREVSGKNVEELNKAYELLMQKIKSIDPLTIAEQSEAQYVGEGVPKIVIPFLQSWFVLDLLPYRIRAQHKIFDTLPMKVLVLQHLIAAAKNLGTTVRVVGEWIDCRTLRHGAVMGAHFAKSTDEMLSRFFALPRDEKIARSMKWAGISADLGDEAFFFRFFPKLPIALVHWREDSEFPPFSKILYDVSASNYMPTHGLAALTEFLIFRLVEN, from the coding sequence ATGGCTCCTGATGAATACACCATGTGGTTGGAGCGAGAAGTCTCCGGCAAGAATGTGGAGGAGTTGAATAAGGCTTACGAGCTGTTAATGCAGAAAATAAAGAGTATAGATCCCTTAACGATTGCCGAACAATCTGAAGCTCAGTACGTCGGAGAAGGCGTCCCGAAAATCGTCATTCCTTTTCTCCAGAGCTGGTTTGTCCTGGATCTTCTTCCGTATCGCATCAGGGCACAGCACAAGATTTTCGACACATTGCCCATGAAGGTGCTTGTACTGCAGCACTTGATAGCTGCCGCGAAAAATCTCGGTACAACGGTCCGCGTCGTGGGCGAATGGATCGATTGCAGGACCTTGAGGCACGGCGCGGTCATGGGAGCCCATTTTGCGAAATCTACTGACGAAATGCTGAGCCGTTTCTTTGCACTCCCCAGGGATGAGAAGATTGCGCGGTCTATGAAATGGGCTGGAATCTCGGCAGATCTCGGTGACGAGGCTTTCTTTTTTCGATTCTTCCCCAAATTACCGATTGCGCTGGTCCATTGGAGGGAAGACTCCGAATTTCCTCCTTTCAGCAAGATCCTATACGATGTGTCCGCGAGCAATTACATGCCGACTCACGGATTGGCCGCTCTCACAGAATTTCTTATTTTCCGTCTCGTCGAGAATTGA
- a CDS encoding omptin family outer membrane protease, with translation MFKQRVVLVSLTLYVCLLGSVASSQEIYPQPGFSSRFGLAKLLNSFTSYQFPNPFPPQQDPLSRLEFPIDQWFAGLTSVYVAPSWELKGQIWTNLNRESSLMMQDSDWDDDAAPNQKTIFSESKCRLNRGMLVDISCSLGILPNSFLVRPIGGYRYQHFFFTTHDGFQAALSGDAFELPGDGIDFRQSFHHGYIGGIYRTNLGMVSPLLAQTYAEFQADYALVVAKNEDLHLLRSGDHVTMDNTRGHCWHISAAWEFLFTNDVRGRVTGDFKRLVTDGDHRLKNSLFALDFSFGGSHVWSDQFSLLGEVVCSF, from the coding sequence ATGTTTAAACAGCGAGTCGTTCTCGTCTCTCTGACACTGTACGTGTGTCTTCTGGGTTCCGTAGCGTCATCTCAGGAAATCTATCCTCAGCCTGGCTTTTCGAGCCGTTTTGGGCTGGCCAAGCTTCTGAATAGTTTTACTTCGTATCAGTTTCCGAATCCTTTTCCGCCACAGCAGGATCCTCTGAGCAGACTGGAATTTCCTATCGATCAGTGGTTTGCGGGATTGACCAGTGTGTATGTGGCTCCATCCTGGGAATTAAAAGGTCAGATTTGGACCAATCTCAATCGTGAAAGCAGCCTCATGATGCAGGACAGCGATTGGGATGATGATGCGGCTCCGAATCAGAAAACGATTTTCAGCGAATCGAAGTGTCGCTTGAATCGCGGTATGTTGGTAGATATATCCTGTTCACTGGGCATCTTACCGAATTCTTTTTTAGTAAGACCGATCGGTGGATACAGGTATCAACATTTCTTCTTCACGACACATGACGGGTTTCAAGCCGCGCTTTCCGGTGACGCCTTCGAGCTTCCCGGTGATGGAATCGACTTCCGACAATCTTTCCATCATGGGTACATAGGAGGCATATACCGGACAAATCTTGGTATGGTTTCTCCTTTATTGGCTCAAACGTATGCGGAATTTCAGGCGGATTATGCGCTCGTAGTTGCCAAGAACGAAGACTTGCACCTGCTCCGATCTGGTGACCACGTGACTATGGACAATACCCGCGGTCATTGTTGGCACATCTCTGCAGCATGGGAATTCCTGTTTACCAACGACGTTCGAGGTCGTGTCACAGGGGATTTCAAAAGGCTCGTGACGGATGGAGACCATCGTCTCAAAAACAGTCTGTTTGCTCTCGATTTCTCTTTCGGTGGCTCCCACGTGTGGTCGGATCAGTTTTCACTTCTCGGTGAAGTGGTGTGCTCTTTCTGA
- a CDS encoding DUF3124 domain-containing protein, with product MKSASYLIVLSIAVMCFACPVMAEPEMSSGQSVYVPVYSHIYGTPQSIPINLTALLSVRNTDPHKAVTIASVDYFDSQGKLINKALKKPFDLGPLATWEHIVPEMNTEGGSGANFIVRWNAAQDVNIPMIECVMITTRSGLGISFITRGKAIRE from the coding sequence ATGAAAAGTGCCTCATATCTGATCGTGTTATCGATCGCGGTAATGTGTTTTGCCTGTCCCGTGATGGCTGAGCCTGAAATGTCCTCGGGACAATCCGTGTACGTTCCTGTGTATTCACATATCTACGGAACTCCCCAGAGCATACCTATTAACCTGACCGCTCTACTCAGCGTGAGGAATACCGACCCCCACAAAGCAGTAACCATAGCGAGCGTCGATTATTTCGATTCTCAGGGAAAGCTGATCAACAAGGCGCTTAAGAAACCCTTCGATCTCGGGCCTCTCGCCACGTGGGAGCATATCGTGCCGGAAATGAATACGGAAGGGGGATCGGGTGCCAACTTCATAGTGCGCTGGAATGCTGCACAAGATGTGAATATTCCCATGATAGAATGTGTCATGATAACAACCAGATCTGGTCTCGGCATATCATTTATAACCCGCGGTAAGGCAATAAGAGAATAA